The genomic interval AGTTGTCAAACCTTTtctttaggctattccacaatatgagtggatccttagtagtaaggtattcaactttcaaaatttcgtcaagatgatgacgcaagaaaatcataacCTTAGCATgattttgactagatgttgtattttctttcattATGGCGTCTTCAAGATCCATAGCATCTAGGTGAATTTCAGCATCCAGCATCCATGAAGtatagttcttgcccgaactttgaaggaCAACGAACTCACATTTCGTAAGATTGCTAGCCatatgaaaaaggaaagaaaaataataccttagcaTTCAAATTTGAGATGGTAGAGTCTCGAGAGAGAATATAGAgaaattcttatttctcttgagggatgaataacaatgaaggaaaacccctttatttataaaGGAAAACTATTATGACTTtaccataaatagacattcacaatatatggtaaattaGGTATTCATTATATatagtaaagtagacattcactatatacatttataacatgtcaTGGGTTTTATAGTATTTTTGTCAAGTTGATTTCTCATATAATCAGTCATAGTTATTAGCTCgaaaagtcatttttcttcttaattttaaatttcttcAGTGACTTTTTGACATATAACTATTAGTTGAATGATTGTATAGAAATCAACGCtactttgtcatatttttttcatttttaattatttcttttgcaTATATGTGTCTCCTTGACTCGAGGATATGCTGAAAACGGACTTTACACCTCCCAATCTTAAATATAGGAGTAAGGTACACGTACAATCTATCCTCCCCAAATTTCATTTTGTATGTCAGTTGTTGTTGTAGGCCATTTGGCTGTATGCGTGTGGTTCTAAGCCCACCAACtttcaaaatcaattattttttagcTTCCTCTCATTGGATAAGACGAAAGAAAAACTAGAGGTGCTCTATTTTTTCACTGAAATGGCGCCACTAGCAAATTCCAAATCCAATTACATTTAACTTTCCAACATTTTCTGCTAACTTCTTTTGTTCCCATTAATGGattgtgttgtgtttatgcaCCCATCAGTTCCAAGAATCTTCATCAGTTCATCATGTACTGTTCATCAAAAATCTTTAGGAAATTATTCTCAGATTAATATGTTAGTTGGACACTATAGAAAAGGACcatctcccaatttgaatactaCTTCAACATGCTGGGCTGCTGGAGATTCTCAATATGAGAGCAATGAGAATGGTTCTGTTCCATTTGAAACATTATTGAGTGCTGAAATAACACATGAAACTATTGATTTCTTTGTGAGTGAAGCAGAGGGTGATCCTGATTGTCCTTCCAAAGGCTATTCTTCTATTGAAGAGGCACTTGCTGCATTGAGGGAAGGAAAGGTTGGTGCTATCCTTTTTCCCATTTTTGGAATTGAATTTCTTGTAATAATCCCTCTGATGCGGTTTATGTGGCAtcatttgaattttgaaagttGAATGAGTTTTTCTTTGATCTTGATTTGTTACATgccttttttaatattttgaattgttaattattgtgacttAGTAGTGTTTAGTCATAGATTCCaagaaaataattcactttatttGGAACtcttggaattggagttgaaTATGGAGTTGTGTTTGGTTATACTTTTTACGAAGATTATTTGAATAATTTTCATGCTTTATAAGCTTTATTAAAAGTCAGAAATATAACTTCaagttgaatttgaaattttcatggcaaaatttttgaaataaagtgaaaaactATACCGATAAAAGGTGACTATTTTTTATGGACAAACGGATCTGtaagtttaaataatatttacattataagtttaagttttgtgcattATCGgtgtacaaaatattttatactatCAAATGAATTTGATCTGTTACTGTAGGTTATTTAACTTTTTAcgtaaaaattgaaaaaaaaaagattgaataaCGTGCAACAGCAGGGTCAAATTTATACACCGACACACTATTGCCTCATTGGAAGTATACATAGAGATAATTTTCCAACTTCATTTCCAATTTGGGCTCTATAAATGATGTTCACGTATTTAATATGtcaagattttcttttattgtcgCACTTTCAGTGTTGAAGACTTGTGTTCTCGCTAACAACTTAAACTCTGATCATCTACAAATGATCTGGACATTTTCTGAGGACTTACACTAGGGAAGGGTACCTACTCCGCAAATTCTGGTCTTTGATATCTATTAAGATGATCACACAATTCAATATTCTTTATACTCTTATTATTTTCACTTCAATATTACAAGTTACTCCCTTCGtcccaaattatccgtcccatattaagatggcacat from Capsicum annuum cultivar UCD-10X-F1 unplaced genomic scaffold, UCD10Xv1.1 ctg79435, whole genome shotgun sequence carries:
- the LOC124895046 gene encoding monofunctional riboflavin biosynthesis protein RIBA 3, chloroplastic-like; translated protein: MDCVVFMHPSVPRIFISSSCTVHQKSLGNYSQINMLVGHYRKGPSPNLNTTSTCWAAGDSQYESNENGSVPFETLLSAEITHETIDFFVSEAEGDPDCPSKGYSSIEEALAALREGKFVIVVDDESGEVEGNLVMAASFASAEAIAFMVRHGSGIISVGMKEEDLERLNLPLMSPEKDDYSAPSFTITVVI